The following DNA comes from Sediminitomix flava.
AAGATAACTACTACGGAGTTGGTTTCGAAACAAATAAAAATACAGAAAGAAGTTCTAGTACTACCGAATTTAGAAGAACTGGTTATCAAATCAATCCTATATTCCTATTCAAAATAGCTGATTCAGATTTTTACATAGGACCATCCTTAGATTTCCTTCACTCAACCATGGATAATCCATCTGAAGGAGTGGTAAACGACCCCAATTACATTGAGCAAGGAGGTACAGAAGATGGTATAAAATATTATAGTTCTGGTATTGGTCTAAATCTCTCATATGACACCCGAGATATTCCAGCCAATCCATACAAAGGAATGCTACTGGAAGCTAATGCCACTTATTATGCAGATATTTTTGGTGCAACGAACTCATATTCCGTTTACACCCTACAGTATCGTCAATTTCAATCGTTGCCATTCATAGGAGAACGTAAAGTATTAGCTTGGCACGTAAAAACCCGATTAACTACAGGTGATGTCCCTCTTACCTCTCTTTCTATCGTTGGTTCTCCTTTTGATATTAGAGGATACTATGCAGGCCAATACAGAGATGCAAATAGCCTACTTGGTGTTGTGGAGTACAGACATATGTTTAATACTCCTGGAGGTACAAAATTCTCTAGATTGCTTTCTAAAACAGGATTTGCTGTTTGGGGAGGGATGGGAACAATAGGCCCTAGTTTAGATGAACTATCAGAAATATTACCCAACTATGGTATAGGTCTCCGAATTGAAGTTCAACCCAGAATGAATTTTAGAATAGATGTGGGTAAAAACCCTATCAACAATCAAACATTACTTTACTTCAATATGACTGAGGCTTTTTAGCTTTCTCTAAAGCTGTATTACCATAACAGACTTATAAACTATAACTAAGAAAAATGAAACTAAGACCAATTGTACTGATACTATTTGTGCTTTCTGTAGCTTGTAAAAGCCAGAAAAAAAATACAAATGAACAGCAAGTGCTAGAGCAAGCTTGGAATACCTTTTATCAGACAATAAGTGAGATCGAAGATAAATATTTAGCTACAAAGGTTTATGAAATGGACTCTGTCCATAAAGCAGGGGCTTACGAATTACTTCAAACTCAAATTGCAGCACAATTATCAGGAGCCGTTTCGGGAGGTGATGGTTCATATCCACATTTTAGAAATCTTTTAGATCCAGGAAAAAGAATTGGAATAGACAACCCTGATACATATTACAGAGCTGCTAATATTTCTAATTTTGATGGTAAAACTGTATATCGGATATACGGAAACAGAGGTAATACTGCGGACTTTTTATTAGAAATTTTCTTTCCCGAAAACCCTAAAGGAGCTATTTCTGTAATGGATGATGAAGAAATTACTTTTGATGAAAATGGTAATTTCGAGGTATATATAAGTGCAAATAAAACAGGTGAAAACTGGATCGAATTCCCAAAATCAGATAAAGTATATATGATTATTTCCCGACATAGCCATGCTAATTGGGAAAAGGAACTATCAGGAAATATTTATATTGAAAGATTAGGAACAGAAGGTAAACCATCAAAGAATTCAAGCCCTACAGTTCTTGCGAAAAGAATAACAGCTGCCGCTAACATTTTAAAGTATCAAGGAGAGTTTTGGCCAAGTTTTCAGCGTAAAATTAAATTGATAGGAAAAAATAAAGCAATAGCTTTTAAACCAACTGGTGAGATTGGTATTCTGACACAATACAATTCTGTTGGTAGCTTTGAATTGGAAAATAATGATGCATTGGTCATAAAAATCCCTGAAATAGATGCCGAATATTGCGGCTTTCAATTAACAGATTTTTGGGCTGCTTCACCTGATTGGCCTAACAGACAATGTAGCCTTTCTTGGGGCAGAAATGGAAAAGCACAAGCCTATAAAAGTAAAGACGGTTACTATTATTTTGTAATCTCAAAAGAAGATCCTCAAATACAAAATTGGTTAGACCCTTGTGGTATGACTGCTGGAGTTTTTGTAATACGTCTGCAAAGTGTAAAACAAAAAGACGTAAAGAAAATAAAGCCTGAAACAACCCTCGTTAAACTAAGCGAATTAGACACTGTACTCCCAAGAGATATTCCTAGTTTTAATGCCGAACAACGAAAGAAACAGATTTCTATAAGACAAGAACATGTCAAAAGAAGATATCAAACATGGTAAAATAATGAAAGGCTGCTCGGAAATCCAAGGCAGCCTTTTCAAAACTGTGTATGAGAAAAACAAGGTTTTGTTCTTCGGTTGTTAAGCGGAATTTGTTTCAAAACAGATATATTTATATTTGTTTACACATTAATATGAGAATATTTTTTCACAATCACATCATATGAGCGGAATTATTTTATCTTTTATTCTATATAAATAACCTCATGAATAACATTATTAGCCGAAGGTTTCATTTTAATCACTTCAAATTCTATTCTAAATCAACTTTATTTTATCTTTGAAAATTGCAAAGTCATTTTTCTCTTAGGTAGAGAAGATATTTTTATCAATTAAGGTATCACAATGCGCGAGAAAGTTTTAGAGAATTTCAAAGCCCACTTGTTGGAGTACTCACCAAGTATTGAGGAGATATGGGATGAGATTGCCTCGTTGGTCGAGGTTAATGTTTATCCTGCGCATGAGATACTTTTAGCGCAAGATGAAGTCTGTCGTCATTTATATTATGTATATGAAGGACTCATTCGTGTTTACTTATATGCCAAAGATAAAGATATAACTCTCTCTCTTATGCGTGAAAATATCTTCACCTCTGAATATGATAGTTTTGACTCAGAACAACCTAATGAGTTAATTTTCGAAACACTCGAAAAAACAACAGTTGTTTCAATGACGAAAGAGGTTTATCTACACCTGTTAGATAAACATCAAGGATTTGGCTCTGTGATGGGACGTTTCTATAAACAGCGCATGAGAGAACAATTTCACTTCAAGAATACATTCTTAACACTCACACCTTATGAAAGGTATGAGTATCTGATGGAAAAGACGCCCGAATTATTTCAGCGTGTGCCTCAACAGTATTTAGCCTCATATATAGGAATGACTCCTGTCTCATTCAGTCGTATCAAAAAGAGATATGCGGAAAATAACCGTTCTCAATCTTAGCTTTCAAGTACTACTCTACTATTAAATCGAAAGAAAGTATAGGTAAAAAACCTATAGATAGCCACTTATATTGTCATCAAAAAAGGATGAAATTGTAACTCTTCAATAAGATCAACTTAAAAAGGAGAAAGTTTGTGTACAAGGGCGTTTGTTGATTTGAAAGATATGACACCATGTCTTTTATTTTCAAAAAACTAATAATCAAACTTTCATCTTATGAAAAAGTTATTTGTAATTATTGGAACACTACTATTTGCTTTAGCTTTCACACTAACAGCTCAAGCACAAACTCGAGGAGCCTACCTTACAACTTCAGCAACTGCTGAACTTGACCAAAGAATTAAAGAAATGGGCGAATGGTGCGACAAAAACTTGGAGCTATCACAAGACCAAAGAACAAAAATCCAACAAGCAAACAAGCAGTTGGTTACTGAAATCAACACGCTGAATGAAAGCGAAATGGATTCAAAAGAAAAGTCAAAGAAGATTAAAGATTTGGCTGAGAAGCGTAAGGCTGATATGGAAGTCATCTTAGATGAAAATCAGCTAGAAAAAGTAACAGATTGGTCAAAAGAACAGAAAAAAGAAATTGACAACCCTGACGATAAAGTTCAAATGCCTAAAGTATCAAAAACATTGATTGACGACTACGGTAAAATCACACACGATGCCGTCAACTTACTTTTAGGACTATAATTCAAAAAGTCATAAAAAGAGAAAGGGAAGTAGTTTTAAACTACTTCCCTTTTTTCTATGCTTGGTATACAATCTCTTCTTTTATGATAAACGTTTCACAGAATTCTTGGAATAATGGAATGTTATCAAGCTCGAGGTAATTACCAATTGCTATAATTTTTTCATGCTCAACCTTATTAATTGTTCTTTGATTGAGTAGATCATCTTCTTCATCAAGGAAAAGGAATGACAAGAATTTCACAAAAATGTATGGTGCATTTAGGATATCTATAGTGAAATCACCTGTAAGTGATGCAGGATTTTTCAAAGAGTCCAAAATCACATCATTCTTCTTAAGTGATGAGTGCATTGTTAACTTCAATACCTCATAAAAACGGTTTTCCCATACATTGAAGCGTCTTACCAAAAACTGCAATGCAGGAGTTAATGGGTCATGTTTCTGGAAGAAGCTTTTACGTGAAAGTTTTCTCATTTTTTTATTCAATGAGAGTTCTTCAAAAAGACTAACTGAACCATTGGCTAAAGCAACTCCAACTGAAGGTGCTAACATAATGAGAGCAATAAAGTCATCATCTCCTAAGTGCATAAATGATGATGCTTTCATGAAATCTTTTTTCAATTCCATGGTTGCCTCAAATACTTCATCGTTACGAACAAGATTTACGAGCTCACTACCTGTGATCATAATTTGCTGTTTATTAGTGATTAAGAAGAAAACGCGGGGCTGACAAATCGTCAATATAAAAATTCATTGAGTCAGATGAGAAATAAGGCCTGAGTTTCTTCGGTTAAATAGGTCTAGCAAAAATAAAAAAGGTTAGGAGTATATTCCTAACCTCTTAATGAACGAAATTATTAAATAATTGTTCTATTTATTCTTTGTCTTTTTTCTTTTTTTTCTTCTTCTGTTTATTCTTTTCAAATACAGAGAAGTGTACATATCTGGCAGGATTTGCCTTCAAATCAACAAATAAGCTATCCAAATCTTGAAGCGTTTGAACCATTTCTGTGTGTAATTCATCAGACTTTACGAGCTGTCCAATACTACCTTCACCATTGTTGATTCCTTCCAAGATTTCTTTCATCTCAATCACAGATTTATTGGCAGCCAATAAAGTAGATTTAAGATTCGCGTCATTCAAAGAATCGGCTATCACACTCATTTTAACCAGTAATTGATCTAAGTTTTCTTGAGTTTTTGTCAAGTTCCCTGACATATTCTTCACGTTGATCATCGTCTCTCTGATATGAACACGATTTTCCTTGACCAACTCCTCTGTTTGAACAATTGTGTTTTTCACATGAGGCATTGTCGAATTAAGAATCGAAATCATGATCTGTAAAGAATCAATTACAGAAGCCGCTTTAGAAATTGCA
Coding sequences within:
- a CDS encoding BamA/TamA family outer membrane protein; protein product: MTLSIRLFTSMNYYFKHLLFILLFVIGINISTNAQENIKADSTALLQETDTTKQEKNFRFSILGGPGYTPDFGFLIGGSMLFTFRTEDDPDLKRSVVPFAFAVMFEGGLNLLTRPQLFFNEDRFRLFGNFSYVNIQDNYYGVGFETNKNTERSSSTTEFRRTGYQINPIFLFKIADSDFYIGPSLDFLHSTMDNPSEGVVNDPNYIEQGGTEDGIKYYSSGIGLNLSYDTRDIPANPYKGMLLEANATYYADIFGATNSYSVYTLQYRQFQSLPFIGERKVLAWHVKTRLTTGDVPLTSLSIVGSPFDIRGYYAGQYRDANSLLGVVEYRHMFNTPGGTKFSRLLSKTGFAVWGGMGTIGPSLDELSEILPNYGIGLRIEVQPRMNFRIDVGKNPINNQTLLYFNMTEAF
- a CDS encoding DUF1214 domain-containing protein, with the protein product MKLRPIVLILFVLSVACKSQKKNTNEQQVLEQAWNTFYQTISEIEDKYLATKVYEMDSVHKAGAYELLQTQIAAQLSGAVSGGDGSYPHFRNLLDPGKRIGIDNPDTYYRAANISNFDGKTVYRIYGNRGNTADFLLEIFFPENPKGAISVMDDEEITFDENGNFEVYISANKTGENWIEFPKSDKVYMIISRHSHANWEKELSGNIYIERLGTEGKPSKNSSPTVLAKRITAAANILKYQGEFWPSFQRKIKLIGKNKAIAFKPTGEIGILTQYNSVGSFELENNDALVIKIPEIDAEYCGFQLTDFWAASPDWPNRQCSLSWGRNGKAQAYKSKDGYYYFVISKEDPQIQNWLDPCGMTAGVFVIRLQSVKQKDVKKIKPETTLVKLSELDTVLPRDIPSFNAEQRKKQISIRQEHVKRRYQTW
- a CDS encoding Crp/Fnr family transcriptional regulator; its protein translation is MREKVLENFKAHLLEYSPSIEEIWDEIASLVEVNVYPAHEILLAQDEVCRHLYYVYEGLIRVYLYAKDKDITLSLMRENIFTSEYDSFDSEQPNELIFETLEKTTVVSMTKEVYLHLLDKHQGFGSVMGRFYKQRMREQFHFKNTFLTLTPYERYEYLMEKTPELFQRVPQQYLASYIGMTPVSFSRIKKRYAENNRSQS
- a CDS encoding MlaD family protein, coding for MLTKEVKVGLFTLISGLILYFGFNYLKGINPLSTKQTYSVIFDRVTGLQSSNPVVINGYPVGKVFEINLLQDQGNKLEVIMEIKDEVKLNKNTSVVLIDQDVLGGKAIELHIPNDGSPVVDMGAQFIGTIKPGLVEDLQLKAEPAISKAASVIDSLQIMISILNSTMPHVKNTIVQTEELVKENRVHIRETMINVKNMSGNLTKTQENLDQLLVKMSVIADSLNDANLKSTLLAANKSVIEMKEILEGINNGEGSIGQLVKSDELHTEMVQTLQDLDSLFVDLKANPARYVHFSVFEKNKQKKKKKKKDKE